Proteins from one Mercurialis annua linkage group LG7, ddMerAnnu1.2, whole genome shotgun sequence genomic window:
- the LOC126657171 gene encoding uncharacterized protein LOC126657171 codes for MGEADDDLNAMYAQLRLTDGEQSVVSLEDVVDDEINDTADLSLIGKLLTKKPYNLSHMKNALASAWRLARGFEMRDIGDNLFVCEFYSKLDRNRIVDEAPWHFDKQLILFEPLNGNMQPNNMMLVSCPVWVRIYDLPLNCRGKGAISKIGAKFGQVIDWKAEEGSRWGRYGRVKVILDISKPLVRGTKIANSLGELSWVYFKYERIQNYCYWCGMLDHMMVDCEVKPENTEVSEWSYGPNLRATPRKRLLMGGRGSTSQKSQESHLNFQEEQVAEGNQLGEDFVEINVAQVSSLQPKQFGGVPEALINTSQFVGKNTKKGTWTRSKVQKTGAASTSNSVERTGKMKRGYETVQSSTDPLDFFSKKSRDELVGQLESVEISAETDNQSRRKP; via the exons ATGGGAGAGGCAGATGATGATTTAAACGCGATGTATGCACAGCTGAGATTAACAGATGGTGAGCAGTCAGTTGTGTCGCTGGAGGATGTGGTTGATGATGAAATTAATGATACAGCAGACCTGAGCTTGATTGGAAAGTTGTTGACGAAAAAACCCTACAACTTGAGCCACATGAAGAATGCTTTGGCTAGTGCATGGAGATTAGCAAGAGGTTTTGAGATGAGGGACATTGGCGATAACCTTTTTGTATGTGAGTTTTATTCCAAACTTGACAGGAATAGAATCGTGGATGAAGCGCCCTGGCACTTTGATAAGCAATTAATACTTTTTGAACCTCTAAACGGAAATATGCAACCTAACAATATGATGTTGGTGTCTTGCCCAGTTTGGGTTCGCATATACGACCTCCCGCTAAATTGTAGAGGTAAGGGAGCTATTTCTAAGATTGGGGCCAAATTTGGTCAGGTGATTGACTGGAAAGCTGAGGAAGGGAGTAGGTGGGGACGGTATGGTAGGGTTAAGGTGATTCTTGATATTTCAAAACCCTTAGTCAGAGGGACAAAGATTGCCAATTCACTGGGTGAGCTAAGCTGGGTATACTTCAAATATGAGCGTATTCAGAACTACTGCTATTGGTGTGGGATGCTCGATCATATGATGGTGGACTGCGAAGTTAAACCCGAGAATACTGAAGTTTCAGAATGGTCGTATGGGCCTAATTTGAGAGCTACACCTAGGAAACGATTACTAATGGGAGGGCGAGGAAGCACGAGCCAGAAAAGCCAAGAATC GCACCTGAATTTCCAAGAAGAGCAGGTTGCAGAGGGGAATCAACTGGGAGAGGATTTTGTGGAGATTAATGTAGCTCAAGTGTCCTCACTTCAACCGAAACAATTTGGTGGAGTACCAGAAGCGTTAATTAATACAAGTCAGTTCGTGGGGAAGAATACCAAAAAAGGTACATGGACAAGATCCAAGGTACAGAAGACGGGGGCTGCCAGTACTTCAAACAGTGTGGAAAGGACTGGGAAGATGAAGAGAGGGTACGAAACGGTTCAATCCTCAACGGATCCATTAGATTTTTTCTCAAAGAAATCAAGAGATGAATTAGTGGGTCAGCTTGAGTCTGTTGAGATATCGGCGGAGACTGACAATCAGTCTCGCCGGAAGCCATGA